One genomic segment of Trueperaceae bacterium includes these proteins:
- a CDS encoding TatD family hydrolase: protein MTDSHCHLDSCDDPAAAADPSLAALVTVGTSVESNERSLRLAATIANVWAAVGIHPNDAGDAADEGVRDRVEEQARGHKVVAVGETGFDTHWDRETLASQRAAFEWHAGLAIELDLPLILHVRDRQGSDEASSEASRAIREAGHRRGVLHCCNGNQPLLETALELDWLVSFAGNLTYPSAEPLREAARLVPLDRLMVETDSPYLAPAPKRGKRNLPTFVRHTAERLAQVRGETLERIEECTDANARRFYRFEGRNTSADR, encoded by the coding sequence ATGACGGACAGCCACTGCCACCTCGACTCGTGCGATGATCCCGCGGCCGCCGCCGATCCGAGCTTGGCGGCCCTCGTTACCGTCGGCACGTCGGTGGAGAGCAACGAACGCTCGTTGCGTCTCGCTGCCACCATCGCCAACGTCTGGGCGGCCGTCGGCATCCACCCGAACGACGCTGGTGACGCAGCCGACGAGGGAGTACGCGATCGAGTCGAAGAGCAGGCTCGTGGGCACAAAGTGGTAGCGGTAGGCGAAACCGGATTCGACACCCACTGGGACAGAGAGACGCTGGCAAGCCAACGTGCGGCGTTCGAGTGGCACGCCGGCCTGGCGATCGAACTCGATCTGCCGCTCATCCTCCACGTACGCGACAGGCAGGGGAGCGACGAGGCGTCGAGTGAGGCGAGTCGGGCGATCCGCGAGGCGGGTCACCGGCGCGGCGTCCTCCACTGCTGCAACGGGAACCAGCCACTGCTAGAGACGGCTCTGGAACTCGACTGGCTGGTCTCCTTCGCGGGCAACCTGACGTATCCGAGCGCCGAACCGCTACGGGAAGCGGCCAGGCTGGTGCCTCTCGACAGACTGATGGTCGAGACGGACAGCCCCTACCTGGCGCCGGCGCCCAAGCGAGGCAAGCGCAACCTCCCGACCTTCGTCAGACACACGGCGGAGCGGTTGGCCCAAGTGCGAGGCGAGACCCTGGAGCGGATCGAGGAGTGTACCGACGCCAACGCGCGGCGCTTCTACCGATTCGAAGGACGGAACACCAGCGCCGACCGGTAG
- a CDS encoding alpha/beta hydrolase: protein MAFLDTPYHIEREDADLYVEQVGPESGPLLYYLHGGPGYNSYSFRDLIGDDLESFRMIYADQRGAGRSYAGHDFELDDLAEDVVTVLDALELPATSLLAHGFGALIAARFATRFPERLERLLFVNPWFSMPLLARALQREAAVASRQTELALPPEEALADPEALDAEELVDQAFEWVAAKQLFDRMEFPDPSSRLRLEHSDSEALLGPHASAMPAAPWKLEVLDELSAVAAPTVVMASREDRTSYPEQAEAGLERLPHALFSLLPGGHYPWIDGTDAFLSVLREGMSLPVEEDEERRHR from the coding sequence ATGGCATTCCTCGACACCCCCTATCACATCGAGCGGGAGGACGCCGACCTGTACGTCGAGCAGGTAGGCCCGGAAAGCGGTCCCCTCCTCTACTACCTCCACGGCGGCCCGGGCTACAACAGCTACTCGTTCAGAGACCTGATCGGCGACGATCTCGAGAGTTTCCGGATGATCTACGCCGACCAGCGGGGCGCGGGCCGCTCCTACGCCGGTCACGACTTCGAACTGGACGACTTGGCCGAGGACGTGGTCACCGTACTCGACGCGCTCGAACTGCCGGCTACCAGCCTGCTTGCCCACGGCTTCGGTGCGCTCATAGCCGCTCGCTTCGCCACCCGCTTCCCGGAGCGGCTCGAGCGGCTCCTCTTCGTCAACCCCTGGTTCTCGATGCCGCTGCTCGCCCGCGCTCTCCAGCGCGAGGCGGCGGTCGCCTCCCGGCAGACGGAACTGGCTCTGCCTCCCGAGGAGGCGTTGGCCGACCCGGAAGCGCTCGATGCCGAGGAACTGGTCGACCAGGCCTTCGAGTGGGTCGCCGCCAAGCAGCTGTTCGACCGGATGGAGTTCCCCGACCCCTCCAGTCGACTGCGCCTCGAGCACAGCGACAGCGAAGCCCTGCTGGGACCGCACGCTTCGGCGATGCCGGCAGCGCCCTGGAAGCTCGAAGTGTTGGATGAGCTCTCGGCCGTAGCGGCGCCAACCGTGGTGATGGCCTCTCGCGAGGACCGCACCAGCTATCCGGAGCAGGCCGAGGCCGGGCTGGAGCGGCTTCCGCACGCGCTCTTCAGCCTGCTCCCGGGAGGCCACTACCCGTGGATAGACGGCACCGATGCCTTCCTGTCGGTCCTCAGGGAGGGCATGTCGCTTCCGGTGGAGGAAGATGAGGAGCGCCGCCACCGGTAG
- a CDS encoding DUF4258 domain-containing protein encodes MDDLTRYSRQCKPTAQQSGHNQGASDGAKRGDKRGGTRLRKRTLSDLQPLVRDGRYRIGPHASKHATCEGFTEQDILAAVFYGRELMRYVQDERLLVLGFIRPSPEVHIPLHVVLDYSTPRWVDVVTAFIPMEPHRVVSRTRLAEALRYDRHIPASRWVGPGAG; translated from the coding sequence ATGGACGATTTGACGCGTTATTCCCGTCAGTGCAAGCCCACCGCCCAGCAATCCGGACACAACCAGGGCGCCTCCGATGGCGCCAAGCGGGGTGACAAGCGTGGAGGAACGCGTCTACGGAAGCGTACTCTTAGCGACCTGCAACCGCTGGTTCGTGATGGTCGCTACCGGATAGGTCCTCACGCGAGCAAGCACGCCACCTGCGAAGGCTTCACCGAGCAGGACATCCTGGCGGCCGTCTTCTACGGGCGCGAGTTGATGCGCTACGTGCAGGACGAGAGGTTGCTCGTGCTCGGATTCATCCGTCCCAGTCCCGAGGTCCACATCCCGCTTCACGTGGTCCTCGACTACAGCACGCCACGGTGGGTCGATGTGGTCACGGCGTTCATCCCCATGGAACCGCACCGGGTGGTGTCGCGAACGCGCTTGGCCGAGGCGCTCCGCTACGACCGGCACATCCCGGCGAGCCGCTGGGTGGGTCCGGGCGCGGGCTGA
- the leuC gene encoding 3-isopropylmalate dehydratase large subunit, with translation MTKSASERPKSLYQKVWDAHTVRELPNGQTQLLIGTHLIHEVTSPQAFGMLRDLGLDVAMPHRTFATVDHIVPTDVREQPFADALADEMINELKSNCERYGITYFDLFSGRQGIVHMVGPEQGITQPGTTIACGDSHTSTHGAFGAIAFGIGTSQVRDVLATQTLAMNELKVRRIEVDGELRPGVYAKDVILHIIRTLGVNGGLGYAYEYGGEVFDRMSMEERMTVCNMSIEGGARCGYVNPDETTFEYLKGRPYSPKGREWDAAVERWRHFASDPGCDYDDVVRIRAEDIAPTVTWGINPGQAIAIDERVPTVEDAPEDARASITEALEHMKLEPGAPIAGTKIDVAFLGSCTNARLSDLVEAARYLEGRRVHPGVKAIVVPGSQLVKEECERRGIDRVFRAAGFEWREAGCSMCLAMNPDKLVGDQLCASSSNRNFKGRQGSPTGRTVLMSPVMVAAAAVTGVISDAREVFGVERGAVA, from the coding sequence GTGACTAAATCAGCCTCCGAAAGACCGAAGAGCCTCTACCAGAAGGTGTGGGACGCCCACACCGTGCGCGAACTGCCGAACGGGCAGACCCAGCTGCTGATAGGCACCCACCTCATCCACGAAGTGACGAGCCCTCAGGCCTTCGGGATGCTGCGCGATCTGGGCTTGGACGTCGCGATGCCTCATCGCACCTTCGCGACCGTCGACCACATCGTTCCCACCGATGTGCGTGAGCAGCCGTTCGCCGACGCGCTGGCCGACGAGATGATCAACGAGCTCAAGAGCAACTGCGAACGTTACGGCATCACCTACTTCGACCTGTTCAGCGGGCGCCAGGGGATCGTCCACATGGTGGGGCCCGAGCAGGGCATCACCCAGCCGGGCACCACCATCGCCTGCGGCGACTCCCACACCAGCACCCATGGCGCCTTCGGCGCGATCGCCTTCGGCATCGGCACCTCGCAGGTGCGTGACGTCCTCGCCACCCAGACCCTCGCGATGAACGAGCTGAAGGTACGCCGGATCGAGGTCGACGGTGAGCTGCGGCCCGGCGTCTACGCGAAGGACGTCATCCTCCACATCATCCGCACCCTCGGCGTCAACGGCGGGCTCGGTTACGCCTACGAGTACGGTGGCGAGGTGTTCGACCGGATGTCGATGGAGGAGCGGATGACCGTCTGCAACATGTCTATCGAGGGCGGGGCACGCTGCGGCTACGTCAACCCCGACGAGACGACCTTCGAGTACCTGAAGGGCCGGCCCTACTCCCCCAAGGGGAGGGAGTGGGACGCAGCCGTCGAGCGGTGGCGGCACTTCGCCTCCGACCCGGGTTGCGACTACGACGACGTGGTGAGGATAAGGGCAGAGGATATCGCGCCTACGGTCACCTGGGGGATCAATCCGGGCCAGGCGATCGCGATCGACGAGCGGGTGCCTACGGTCGAAGACGCCCCGGAGGACGCCCGCGCCTCTATAACCGAGGCGCTGGAACACATGAAGCTCGAGCCTGGGGCCCCGATCGCCGGTACGAAGATCGATGTCGCCTTCCTGGGTTCGTGCACGAACGCGCGCCTCTCGGACCTGGTCGAGGCCGCTCGGTACCTGGAGGGCCGCCGGGTCCACCCGGGCGTGAAGGCGATCGTGGTGCCCGGTTCTCAGCTCGTGAAGGAGGAGTGCGAACGGCGCGGCATCGATCGCGTCTTCAGGGCCGCCGGCTTCGAGTGGCGGGAGGCCGGTTGTTCGATGTGCCTGGCGATGAACCCCGACAAACTGGTGGGAGACCAGCTCTGCGCCTCGTCGAGCAACCGCAACTTCAAGGGTCGTCAAGGCTCGCCAACCGGCCGCACGGTGCTCATGAGTCCCGTGATGGTGGCCGCCGCTGCCGTCACCGGCGTCATCTCCGACGCCCGCGAGGTTTTCGGGGTAGAACGCGGGGCGGTCGCCTGA
- the trpA gene encoding tryptophan synthase subunit alpha yields MSRISEAFATASSENRAAFVPYLTAGFPDDQRFLAAARELLEVADLLEVGLPYSDPLGDGPTIQRSSQLALEAGVTPARTLELVSNLRAGTEKPLLVMTYYNPIYTYPGGESAFVRELRAAGADGVILPDLPPEEAEGLLPVARDVGLDTIFLVAPTSTEERLRKVTAACRGFVYAVSVTGVTGARDSVGAEVPELVRRVKQVSEIPVAVGFGVSSGATARPVARAADGVVVGSALVRLLEEGGSPAGLAREIAAACRR; encoded by the coding sequence GTGAGCCGGATCTCGGAGGCTTTCGCTACAGCGAGCAGCGAGAACCGGGCGGCGTTCGTGCCCTACCTGACGGCCGGCTTCCCCGACGACCAGCGGTTCCTCGCCGCGGCCCGCGAACTGCTCGAGGTCGCCGACCTGCTCGAGGTCGGCCTCCCCTACTCCGACCCGCTCGGCGACGGACCCACCATCCAGCGCTCCTCCCAGCTGGCGCTCGAAGCCGGCGTGACACCCGCGCGAACCCTCGAACTGGTCTCGAACCTGAGAGCCGGGACCGAGAAGCCGCTGCTCGTGATGACCTACTACAACCCGATCTACACCTACCCAGGGGGCGAATCGGCGTTCGTGAGAGAGCTGCGGGCGGCGGGCGCGGACGGCGTCATCCTCCCGGACCTTCCCCCGGAAGAGGCCGAGGGGCTGCTCCCCGTCGCGCGCGACGTGGGCCTCGACACGATCTTCCTGGTGGCGCCGACGTCGACGGAGGAGCGCCTCCGCAAGGTGACGGCGGCCTGCCGAGGTTTCGTCTACGCGGTCTCGGTCACCGGCGTCACCGGCGCTCGCGATTCCGTGGGGGCCGAGGTGCCCGAGCTGGTGCGGCGCGTGAAGCAGGTGAGCGAGATACCGGTGGCGGTGGGCTTCGGAGTCTCCAGCGGCGCAACTGCCAGGCCGGTAGCCCGGGCCGCCGATGGCGTCGTCGTGGGCTCGGCCCTGGTCAGGTTACTCGAGGAGGGAGGCTCGCCAGCGGGCCTTGCGAGGGAGATAGCCGCGGCATGTCGCAGGTGA
- a CDS encoding type IV pilus twitching motility protein PilT, whose amino-acid sequence MTDNLKQTQLQADIVDLLKMAVERRASDLIITVGLPPMLRIDGEWRPTEFEPLTPNITRKLMYSMMDEKKQRNFEERKDLDFSFSLSGQGRFRVNAFLQRGSVGGVMRTISETVVPFDKLGLPQSVADVARIPRGLVLVTGPTGSGKSTTLATMIDVINSEYKKHIVTIEDPVEFFHHHKSSIVNQREIGEDTLSFEKALRSVLRQAPDVILVGEMRDHETIGAAVTAAETGHLVMGTLHTNSAPEAVDRIIDVFPEAQQEQVRVQLANNLQAILTQQLVPRAGGGRVLAYEFMLATPAVRNLIREGKTHQILSQIQMGGQLGMITMDAHLAELHLKRAITFETGMSRAVDQKEFQRLVETGGISGKPGGGAGGAGGVGGYGRGASAPGQPAGRPSAPAQGNGDVGRPSSPVPPGRTGRGT is encoded by the coding sequence ATGACAGACAACCTCAAACAGACTCAACTCCAGGCCGACATCGTCGACCTCCTGAAGATGGCAGTGGAGCGCCGGGCCTCGGACCTCATCATCACCGTGGGGCTGCCGCCCATGCTGCGGATCGACGGCGAGTGGCGTCCCACCGAGTTCGAGCCTCTCACCCCCAACATCACCCGCAAGCTGATGTACTCGATGATGGACGAGAAGAAGCAGCGGAACTTCGAGGAGCGCAAGGACCTCGACTTCTCGTTCAGCCTCTCGGGTCAGGGCCGCTTCCGGGTGAACGCCTTCCTCCAGCGCGGCTCGGTGGGTGGCGTGATGCGAACCATCTCGGAGACGGTGGTGCCCTTCGACAAGCTGGGCCTGCCGCAGTCGGTCGCCGACGTCGCCCGCATCCCCCGTGGCCTCGTGCTGGTCACCGGTCCCACCGGTTCCGGTAAGTCGACCACGCTCGCAACCATGATCGACGTCATCAACAGCGAATACAAGAAGCACATCGTCACGATCGAGGATCCGGTCGAGTTCTTCCACCACCACAAGAGTTCGATCGTCAACCAGCGCGAGATCGGCGAGGACACCCTGAGCTTCGAGAAGGCGCTGAGGAGCGTGCTGCGCCAGGCTCCAGATGTCATCCTCGTCGGCGAGATGCGAGACCACGAGACGATCGGCGCCGCCGTGACGGCGGCCGAGACCGGCCACCTGGTCATGGGCACGCTGCACACGAACTCGGCCCCCGAAGCTGTCGACCGTATCATCGACGTGTTCCCAGAAGCGCAGCAGGAGCAGGTTCGAGTTCAGCTCGCCAACAACCTGCAGGCCATCCTCACCCAACAGCTGGTGCCGCGCGCCGGGGGCGGACGCGTGCTCGCTTACGAGTTCATGCTCGCTACGCCTGCGGTTCGCAACCTGATCCGCGAGGGGAAGACGCACCAGATCCTCTCGCAGATCCAGATGGGCGGCCAGCTTGGCATGATCACCATGGACGCCCACCTCGCCGAACTCCACCTCAAGCGGGCCATCACCTTCGAGACCGGCATGTCACGCGCTGTCGATCAGAAGGAGTTCCAGCGGCTCGTGGAAACTGGCGGCATCTCCGGCAAGCCGGGCGGCGGCGCCGGCGGAGCAGGTGGCGTCGGCGGCTACGGCCGGGGCGCAAGCGCTCCCGGGCAACCCGCGGGGCGTCCCTCTGCCCCGGCTCAGGGGAACGGCGACGTGGGCCGGCCCAGCAGTCCGGTGCCGCCAGGCCGGACCGGCCGCGGGACCTGA
- a CDS encoding YqeG family HAD IIIA-type phosphatase, whose protein sequence is MLTPDVVVSVAHDATPELLGGYGVKAVMVDLDDTILASNETELPESARDWLASLREAGLPVALLSNGARERVERCCRELDIEGFHLAGKPFWWAFRRGLKRLGYGASETAMIGDQLFTDVLGANLAGMVSVLVRPLTPGKLPHTRAARYLERWILQGGGHGRPVDR, encoded by the coding sequence ATGCTCACGCCAGATGTGGTCGTTTCGGTCGCTCACGACGCAACCCCCGAGTTGCTTGGCGGCTACGGGGTCAAGGCCGTGATGGTCGACCTCGACGACACCATCCTCGCGTCCAACGAAACCGAGTTGCCGGAGAGCGCTCGCGACTGGCTCGCCTCTCTCCGTGAAGCCGGCCTGCCGGTAGCGCTCCTCTCGAACGGCGCGCGCGAGCGCGTCGAGCGCTGCTGCCGGGAGTTGGACATCGAGGGTTTCCATCTGGCGGGCAAGCCGTTCTGGTGGGCCTTCAGGAGAGGGCTCAAGCGGCTCGGCTACGGCGCCAGCGAGACGGCCATGATCGGTGACCAGTTGTTCACCGACGTACTGGGGGCGAATCTCGCTGGCATGGTTTCGGTTCTGGTGCGGCCCCTTACGCCTGGGAAACTGCCGCATACACGCGCAGCTCGCTATCTCGAGCGGTGGATATTGCAGGGAGGTGGCCATGGCCGTCCTGTCGATCGGTGA
- a CDS encoding septal ring lytic transglycosylase RlpA family protein: protein MLRRHLLFFVTMPLLAACAPHLPALGQATPTALETAVLPEFTRVGTASWYGPGFAGRLTASGEVFDPSELTAAHRTLPFNTHLRVTNLANGRSVVVRINDRGPFSGGRIIDLSRAAAESIGMIGSGTARVRLEPISGVGGVLPAAPDPSLAHWDVIARGFQPGELLLLSSATSGPILVRVVGNEIPASAGAEILVSPELSRELGSSVTVQARR from the coding sequence ATGTTGCGTCGCCACCTGCTTTTCTTCGTCACCATGCCGCTGCTGGCGGCCTGCGCACCGCATTTGCCCGCCCTCGGTCAGGCAACACCGACTGCTCTCGAGACCGCGGTACTGCCCGAGTTCACTCGTGTAGGCACAGCCTCCTGGTACGGCCCCGGCTTCGCCGGCCGGCTCACCGCCAGTGGCGAGGTGTTCGACCCCAGCGAGCTGACGGCCGCTCACCGCACCCTGCCCTTCAACACCCACCTGAGGGTCACCAACCTCGCCAACGGCCGCAGCGTCGTGGTGAGGATCAACGACCGTGGACCGTTCAGCGGTGGCCGGATAATCGACCTCTCGAGGGCGGCGGCCGAAAGCATCGGCATGATAGGCAGCGGCACCGCCCGGGTGAGGCTCGAACCGATCAGCGGCGTCGGAGGGGTACTGCCTGCCGCCCCGGATCCTTCCCTCGCCCACTGGGACGTCATCGCACGCGGCTTTCAGCCGGGTGAACTCCTGCTCCTCTCCTCGGCCACCAGCGGGCCAATCCTCGTGCGCGTGGTGGGCAACGAGATACCTGCCTCGGCGGGGGCAGAGATACTCGTCTCTCCGGAACTGTCGAGGGAGCTGGGAAGCAGCGTCACCGTGCAGGCCCGGCGCTAA
- a CDS encoding dihydrofolate reductase family protein → MRKLIMWNLMTLDGFFEGPDHDLGFHEFAWGEEMEQFSIVQLRSAGALLFGRRTYELMASYWPTINDESAEIANRMNSLPKIVVSRTMERVQWNNTRLIRENAVGEIERLKREPGKDIYLFGSADLAAGLMPLFDEFRIGVAPLLLGEGTPLFKSSAERTELQLVDTRPLETGAVILSYHPK, encoded by the coding sequence GTGCGCAAGCTGATCATGTGGAACTTGATGACGCTCGACGGCTTCTTCGAGGGGCCCGACCACGACCTCGGCTTCCACGAGTTCGCCTGGGGCGAGGAGATGGAGCAGTTCTCCATCGTTCAGCTACGGAGCGCCGGGGCCCTGCTCTTCGGTCGGCGCACCTACGAGCTCATGGCCAGCTACTGGCCCACGATCAACGACGAGAGCGCCGAGATCGCCAACCGCATGAACAGCCTGCCCAAGATCGTCGTCTCGCGAACGATGGAGAGAGTGCAGTGGAACAACACCCGGCTCATCCGCGAGAACGCTGTTGGCGAAATCGAGAGGCTGAAGCGCGAGCCCGGCAAGGATATCTACCTCTTCGGCAGCGCTGACCTTGCGGCCGGGCTCATGCCTCTCTTCGACGAGTTCCGGATCGGCGTCGCCCCACTCCTCCTCGGTGAAGGCACTCCCCTGTTCAAATCGAGCGCCGAGCGGACGGAACTGCAACTCGTCGACACTCGCCCTCTCGAGACGGGAGCGGTCATCCTCAGCTACCACCCCAAGTGA
- a CDS encoding ATPase, T2SS/T4P/T4SS family: MAVLSIGDKRLGAVLLERGYVNDESLQQAIGKHAEVGGRLAEILVNIGVISEQRIARAIEESIGIPLVVLPRVDVMPEAIAKVPSDLAYEVGAVPFRLEGNRLRVAFEDPLDALAIEEVEDASGCIVEPYQALHKEMRWAMATYYPELGLVPPADVDVDSGQRLGTLAVERGLISEEQLQAAIKEEQRTGGLLSRILIEQQALGELDVAKLQAEQLEIPFLESLDGYPPNQNLASTLLRLDALQFNAVPLGEEDDTLVVAIADPRRIPDIEDIVRRKVKFVSAAESVIVERVEQLYADDKGRLGETLLRDRKLKRDQLRRALEEQNKLGRVKPLGEILVDLGYVKDDDIEDALSRQRSGGGRLEDTLVQSGKISPEMLARSLAMQLGYEFIEENSVTVDPYVVTMVPESTVRRYNAMPIRIDGNMLVVAMKDPRHVFALDDIRLITGKEIQPAVATEETLTRLVNRFYRNGDDMDELARAVMEEVGARETEAEEVSAIDDNALVKIVNNIIREAVVSDISDIHIEPRPDQVVVRVRKDGSLREYMTMPKGTAPALAARVKIMGGLNIAERRMPQDGRVRFKDKSLEVDLRLSTLPTVYGEKAVMRILKKASSIPEIENLGFLEHNFQRFEDVIQKPYGMFLITGPTGSGKSFTTFSILKRIAVPEVNVSTVEDPVEYEIPGINQTQVNPKAGLDFARALRSFLRQDPDIIMVGEIRDQETAKISVEAALTGHLLIATLHTNDAAGAITRLVEMGIEPFNVSASLIGVLAQRLVRKVCSNCKVEYTPEPEVLRRIGLSEAEIDGKTLYRGVGCEKCNGSGYNGRHGIHELLVVDDEIESAIVQEKSSLDIKNIATDLGMKTLRQDGILKAFEGITTLEEVLARTSD, translated from the coding sequence ATGGCCGTCCTGTCGATCGGTGACAAGCGCCTAGGCGCGGTGTTGCTGGAACGCGGTTACGTCAACGACGAATCGCTTCAGCAAGCCATCGGCAAACACGCGGAGGTTGGCGGCCGACTGGCCGAGATCCTCGTAAACATCGGAGTCATCTCGGAACAGCGCATAGCGCGCGCCATCGAGGAGTCGATCGGCATCCCGCTGGTGGTGCTGCCCCGTGTCGACGTGATGCCGGAGGCGATCGCCAAGGTGCCCTCCGACCTCGCCTACGAGGTCGGAGCGGTTCCGTTCCGGCTGGAGGGGAACCGACTGAGGGTGGCGTTCGAGGACCCGCTCGACGCTCTCGCGATCGAAGAGGTCGAAGACGCCTCGGGTTGCATCGTCGAGCCGTACCAGGCGCTCCACAAGGAGATGCGCTGGGCGATGGCCACCTACTACCCGGAGTTGGGTCTCGTCCCGCCCGCCGACGTCGATGTGGACAGCGGCCAGCGGCTGGGCACCCTGGCCGTCGAACGGGGCCTGATCAGCGAGGAACAGCTGCAGGCGGCGATCAAGGAGGAGCAGCGCACTGGCGGCCTGCTCTCCCGCATCCTCATCGAGCAGCAGGCGCTCGGCGAACTCGATGTCGCCAAGCTGCAGGCCGAACAGCTGGAGATACCGTTCCTCGAGTCGCTCGACGGCTACCCGCCGAACCAGAACCTCGCCTCTACCCTGTTGCGCCTCGACGCTCTGCAGTTCAACGCGGTGCCGTTGGGCGAGGAGGACGACACGCTGGTGGTGGCGATTGCCGACCCGCGCCGCATCCCCGACATCGAGGACATCGTGCGTCGCAAGGTCAAGTTCGTCTCGGCGGCCGAGAGCGTGATCGTTGAGCGGGTCGAGCAGCTCTACGCCGACGATAAGGGCCGCCTGGGCGAGACCCTGCTGCGCGACCGCAAGCTCAAGCGCGACCAGCTGCGCCGGGCCCTGGAGGAGCAGAACAAGCTCGGCCGGGTGAAGCCGCTCGGCGAGATCCTCGTCGACCTCGGCTACGTGAAGGACGACGACATAGAGGACGCGCTTAGCCGCCAGCGTTCGGGCGGCGGACGGCTCGAGGACACCCTCGTCCAGTCGGGCAAGATCAGCCCCGAGATGCTGGCCCGCTCACTGGCGATGCAGCTGGGCTATGAGTTCATCGAGGAGAACAGCGTCACCGTCGACCCCTACGTCGTGACGATGGTCCCCGAGTCGACCGTACGCCGCTACAACGCCATGCCGATCAGGATCGACGGGAACATGCTGGTCGTGGCGATGAAGGACCCTCGCCACGTCTTCGCCCTCGACGACATCCGCCTGATCACAGGCAAGGAGATCCAGCCGGCGGTCGCCACCGAGGAGACGCTGACCAGGCTCGTCAACCGCTTCTATCGGAACGGTGACGACATGGACGAACTCGCCCGGGCGGTGATGGAAGAGGTCGGGGCGCGCGAGACCGAGGCAGAAGAAGTAAGCGCGATCGACGACAACGCGCTGGTGAAGATCGTCAACAACATCATCCGTGAAGCGGTGGTCTCCGACATCTCCGACATCCACATCGAGCCACGGCCCGACCAGGTGGTGGTGAGGGTGCGCAAGGACGGCTCGCTGCGCGAGTACATGACGATGCCCAAGGGAACCGCGCCCGCTCTCGCCGCTCGAGTGAAGATCATGGGTGGTCTCAACATCGCCGAGCGGCGCATGCCCCAGGACGGCCGCGTCCGCTTCAAGGACAAGAGCCTCGAAGTCGACCTGCGACTCTCGACCCTGCCCACCGTGTACGGCGAGAAAGCCGTGATGCGTATCCTCAAGAAGGCCTCGAGCATCCCCGAGATCGAGAACCTCGGCTTCCTCGAGCACAACTTCCAGCGTTTCGAGGACGTCATCCAGAAGCCGTACGGCATGTTCCTGATCACCGGCCCTACCGGTTCAGGTAAGTCGTTCACCACCTTCTCGATACTGAAGCGGATCGCCGTACCGGAGGTGAACGTCTCCACCGTCGAGGACCCGGTCGAGTACGAGATCCCGGGCATCAACCAGACTCAGGTGAACCCGAAGGCTGGCCTCGACTTCGCCCGGGCGTTGCGCTCCTTCCTGCGGCAGGACCCCGACATCATCATGGTCGGTGAGATCCGTGACCAGGAGACCGCCAAGATCTCCGTCGAAGCCGCTCTCACGGGTCACCTTCTCATCGCCACGCTGCACACCAACGACGCAGCCGGCGCCATAACCCGACTGGTCGAGATGGGCATCGAGCCGTTCAACGTCTCGGCGTCCCTCATCGGCGTGCTCGCGCAGCGATTGGTGCGCAAGGTGTGCAGCAACTGCAAGGTCGAGTACACCCCCGAACCCGAGGTCCTGCGGCGCATAGGACTGAGCGAAGCAGAGATAGATGGCAAGACCCTCTACCGAGGCGTGGGCTGCGAGAAGTGCAACGGCAGCGGCTACAACGGCCGCCACGGCATCCACGAACTGCTGGTGGTGGACGACGAGATCGAATCCGCCATCGTGCAGGAGAAGTCTTCCCTCGACATCAAGAACATCGCTACCGACCTGGGAATGAAGACCCTGCGTCAGGACGGCATCCTCAAGGCCTTCGAGGGGATAACCACCCTCGAGGAAGTGCTGGCCAGGACCTCCGACTGA